In Phocoena phocoena chromosome 3, mPhoPho1.1, whole genome shotgun sequence, a single window of DNA contains:
- the LOC136120056 gene encoding oocyte-specific histone RNA stem-loop-binding protein 2-like, producing MEHLPPVWQMLRRDRKEVCEESLSSRIEMVSVGVSTEPCHARWEVETDAIVLQRRQKQIDYGKRTPGYQCFLQQVPKAQRQPGLHPQTPNKNRRYSRRSWDAQIRQWRRALHSWDPPSQPLQAEGWGMDSLLEPMDSTPLDDWLQTLEPSKNLDGEQKGAQFAGLVPPVSSLPWLCEEDPHHWLYLLADHNYLSVPDLSGTQNI from the exons ATGGAACATTTGCCGCCCGTGTGGCAGATGTTGCGGCGAGACAG AAAGGAGGTGTGTGAAGAGTCTTTATCCTCTAGGATAGAGATGGTGAGTGTGGGAGTCAGTACAGAGCCCTGCCATGCCAG GTGGGAGGTAGAGACAGATGCAATTGTCCTACAGCGGCGGCAAAAGCAGATAGATTATGGCAAGCGCACACCTGGTTACCAGTGCTTTCTGCAGCAGGTCCCCAA GGCACAGCGACAGCCAGGACTTCACCCTCAAACACCAAACAAGAACAGGAGGTACAGCCGTCGCTCTTGGGATGCCCAGATCAGGCAGTGGAGAAGAGCCCTACATTCCTGGGACCCCCCCAGCCAGCCTCTGCAGGCTGAGGG GTGGGGAATGGACAGTCTCTTAGAGCCAATGGATTCTACCCCTTTGGATGACTGGCTCCAGACCCTGGAACCCTCAAAGAATCTGGATGGAGAACAGAAGGGAGCCCAG tttgcagGTTTGGtgcctcctgtctcctcccttccctggctCTGTGAGGAAGATCCCCACCACTGGCTCTACCTTCTAGCTGATCACAATTACTTATCTGTCCCAGACTTGAGTGGGACacaaaatatttag
- the FAM53C gene encoding protein FAM53C isoform X2, whose amino-acid sequence MVLEWCCSGRRRLTSEPLPDHVDISNCGNPFQLVSEGASWRGLPHCSCAEFQDSLNLSYHPSGLSLHLRPPSPGNSPQEQPLSQVLSPEPPDPEKLPVPPAPPSKRHCRSLSVPVDLSRWQPVWRPAPSKLWTPIKHRGSGGGGGPQVPHQSPPKRVSSLRFLQAPSASSQCAPPHRPYSPPFFSLALAQDSSRPSATSPQSGSWESDAESLSPCPPQRRFSLSPSLGPQASRFLPSARSSPASSPELPWRPRGLRNLPRSRSQPCDLDARKAGVKRRHEEDPRRLRPSLDFDKMNQKPYSGGLCLQETAREGSSISPPWFMACSPSHLSASCSPIGDSSQVLSESEEEEEGSVRWGRQALSKRTLCQQDFGDLDLNLIEEN is encoded by the exons ATGGTGCTAGAATGGTGCTGCAGTGGCAGAAGACGGCTCACGAGTGAG cCTTTGCCTGATCATGTAGACATCTCCAACTGTGGGAATCCTTTCCAGCTTGTGTCTG AAGGTGCTTCCTGGAGGGGCCTGCCCCACTGTTCCTGTGCTGAGTTCCAGGACAGCCTCAATCTCAGCTACCACCCCTCAGGCTTGAGCCTGCACCTCAGACCACCCAGCCCAGGAAATTCCCCACAGGAGCAGCCCCTCTCCCAAGTCCTAAGCCCTGAGCCTCCAGACCCAGAAAAGCTTcctgtgccccctgcccctccaTCTAAGAGGCACTGCCGCTCACTCTCAGTGCCCGTGGACCTGTCTCGCTGGCAGCCGGTGTGGCGGCCCGCCCCCTCCAAGCTGTGGACTCCCATCAAGCACCGGGGCAGTGGTGGAGGGGGTGGGCCGCAGGTGCCTCACCAGAGCCCCCCGAAGCGGGTCTCCAGCCTCAGGTTCCTCCAAGCTCCCAGTGCCTCTTCTCAATGTGCCCCACCCCACAGACCCTACAGCCCCCCTTTCTTCAGCCTGGCCCTGGCCCAAGATTCTTCTCGTCCCTCTGCCACCTCCCCACAAAGTGGCTCCTGGGAGAGTGATGCTGAGTCCCTGTCACCTTGCCCACCCCAGCGTCGCTTCTCCCTGTCACCCAGCCTGGGCCCACAGGCAAGCCGCTTCTTGCCCTCTGCCCGGAGCTCCCCCGCATCCTCCCCAGAGCTGCCCTGGAGACCTCGAGGCCTGCGCAATCTTCCCCGAAGCCGCTCACAACCTTGTGATCTTGATGCCCGCAAAGCTGGAGTCAAGCGGCGCCACGAGGAGGACCCTCGGCGGCTGCGGCCTTCCTTGGACTTTGACAAGATGAATCAG AAACCATACTCAGGAGGTCTCTGTCTCCAAGAAACAGCCCGGGAAGGCAGCAGTATCTCTCCACCGTGGTTCATGGCCTGTAGCCCCTCACACCTCTCTGCTTCCTGCAGCCCCATTGGGGATTCCTCCCAGGTGCTGAGTGAAAgcgaagaggaggaggaggggtccGTGCGGTGGGGCCGGCAGGCGCTGAGCAAGCGGACATTGTGCCAGCAGGACTTTGGGGACCTGGACTTGAATCTGATTGAGGAGAACTAA
- the FAM53C gene encoding protein FAM53C isoform X1, which produces MITLITEQLQKQTLDELKCTRFSISLPLPDHVDISNCGNPFQLVSEGASWRGLPHCSCAEFQDSLNLSYHPSGLSLHLRPPSPGNSPQEQPLSQVLSPEPPDPEKLPVPPAPPSKRHCRSLSVPVDLSRWQPVWRPAPSKLWTPIKHRGSGGGGGPQVPHQSPPKRVSSLRFLQAPSASSQCAPPHRPYSPPFFSLALAQDSSRPSATSPQSGSWESDAESLSPCPPQRRFSLSPSLGPQASRFLPSARSSPASSPELPWRPRGLRNLPRSRSQPCDLDARKAGVKRRHEEDPRRLRPSLDFDKMNQKPYSGGLCLQETAREGSSISPPWFMACSPSHLSASCSPIGDSSQVLSESEEEEEGSVRWGRQALSKRTLCQQDFGDLDLNLIEEN; this is translated from the exons ATGATAACCCTGATCACTGAGCAGCTACAGAAGCAGACTCTGGATGAGCTGAAATGCACACGCTTCAGCATCAGTCTG cCTTTGCCTGATCATGTAGACATCTCCAACTGTGGGAATCCTTTCCAGCTTGTGTCTG AAGGTGCTTCCTGGAGGGGCCTGCCCCACTGTTCCTGTGCTGAGTTCCAGGACAGCCTCAATCTCAGCTACCACCCCTCAGGCTTGAGCCTGCACCTCAGACCACCCAGCCCAGGAAATTCCCCACAGGAGCAGCCCCTCTCCCAAGTCCTAAGCCCTGAGCCTCCAGACCCAGAAAAGCTTcctgtgccccctgcccctccaTCTAAGAGGCACTGCCGCTCACTCTCAGTGCCCGTGGACCTGTCTCGCTGGCAGCCGGTGTGGCGGCCCGCCCCCTCCAAGCTGTGGACTCCCATCAAGCACCGGGGCAGTGGTGGAGGGGGTGGGCCGCAGGTGCCTCACCAGAGCCCCCCGAAGCGGGTCTCCAGCCTCAGGTTCCTCCAAGCTCCCAGTGCCTCTTCTCAATGTGCCCCACCCCACAGACCCTACAGCCCCCCTTTCTTCAGCCTGGCCCTGGCCCAAGATTCTTCTCGTCCCTCTGCCACCTCCCCACAAAGTGGCTCCTGGGAGAGTGATGCTGAGTCCCTGTCACCTTGCCCACCCCAGCGTCGCTTCTCCCTGTCACCCAGCCTGGGCCCACAGGCAAGCCGCTTCTTGCCCTCTGCCCGGAGCTCCCCCGCATCCTCCCCAGAGCTGCCCTGGAGACCTCGAGGCCTGCGCAATCTTCCCCGAAGCCGCTCACAACCTTGTGATCTTGATGCCCGCAAAGCTGGAGTCAAGCGGCGCCACGAGGAGGACCCTCGGCGGCTGCGGCCTTCCTTGGACTTTGACAAGATGAATCAG AAACCATACTCAGGAGGTCTCTGTCTCCAAGAAACAGCCCGGGAAGGCAGCAGTATCTCTCCACCGTGGTTCATGGCCTGTAGCCCCTCACACCTCTCTGCTTCCTGCAGCCCCATTGGGGATTCCTCCCAGGTGCTGAGTGAAAgcgaagaggaggaggaggggtccGTGCGGTGGGGCCGGCAGGCGCTGAGCAAGCGGACATTGTGCCAGCAGGACTTTGGGGACCTGGACTTGAATCTGATTGAGGAGAACTAA
- the FAM53C gene encoding protein FAM53C isoform X3, producing the protein MITLITEQLQKQTLDELKCTRFSISLPLPDHVDISNCGNPFQLVSELPWRPRGLRNLPRSRSQPCDLDARKAGVKRRHEEDPRRLRPSLDFDKMNQKPYSGGLCLQETAREGSSISPPWFMACSPSHLSASCSPIGDSSQVLSESEEEEEGSVRWGRQALSKRTLCQQDFGDLDLNLIEEN; encoded by the exons ATGATAACCCTGATCACTGAGCAGCTACAGAAGCAGACTCTGGATGAGCTGAAATGCACACGCTTCAGCATCAGTCTG cCTTTGCCTGATCATGTAGACATCTCCAACTGTGGGAATCCTTTCCAGCTTGTGTCTG AGCTGCCCTGGAGACCTCGAGGCCTGCGCAATCTTCCCCGAAGCCGCTCACAACCTTGTGATCTTGATGCCCGCAAAGCTGGAGTCAAGCGGCGCCACGAGGAGGACCCTCGGCGGCTGCGGCCTTCCTTGGACTTTGACAAGATGAATCAG AAACCATACTCAGGAGGTCTCTGTCTCCAAGAAACAGCCCGGGAAGGCAGCAGTATCTCTCCACCGTGGTTCATGGCCTGTAGCCCCTCACACCTCTCTGCTTCCTGCAGCCCCATTGGGGATTCCTCCCAGGTGCTGAGTGAAAgcgaagaggaggaggaggggtccGTGCGGTGGGGCCGGCAGGCGCTGAGCAAGCGGACATTGTGCCAGCAGGACTTTGGGGACCTGGACTTGAATCTGATTGAGGAGAACTAA